In the Variovorax sp. S12S4 genome, one interval contains:
- a CDS encoding flagellar hook-length control protein FliK — MNRSIGLADAPLATKLAALRPELAALQTEVGTSLPAGAVAEVQQVKNDVRLPSHSLLEAVLPAKVPAGAPRASDAPPSVATQWSAAARAISAVLADLHADPEPVRGAAPLWLSAQTPAAPVLAGALAQTVAASGLFYESHLVEFANGLRTVQQLAQEPQMRLTQAAAFANAGAAQPQSQVPAQAQPVQVIPGRPVAAEQLLAAPAAGQPVAAAGPSIPAASQPLQGAPVQGQPVAVPSGAATQTPPASVYTSQGVPVASAAVPALAGNASDAGVVSDERNASRSLGENSAAASSARTAASVAAPAEMIHPQTVALVHQQLDLLATSVFRWSGQAWPNVPMEWSIHEEADQPGDAPGGQRNDERKERPRSWSTTVSLSLPRLGAVDLRLSLTGELVQARLAASEIATLARLRNDSGELGPRLEAAGLRLQDLQITAMSPVGHAG; from the coding sequence ATGAACAGATCGATCGGACTCGCCGATGCGCCGCTCGCAACGAAGCTCGCCGCACTGCGGCCGGAGCTCGCTGCGCTGCAGACCGAGGTCGGCACCAGCTTGCCGGCCGGCGCCGTGGCCGAGGTCCAGCAGGTCAAGAACGATGTTCGGCTGCCGTCCCACTCGCTGCTCGAGGCCGTGCTGCCTGCCAAGGTGCCGGCGGGCGCACCGCGCGCCTCCGATGCACCGCCTTCGGTGGCTACCCAGTGGTCGGCGGCGGCCCGTGCCATCAGCGCCGTGCTGGCCGATCTTCATGCCGACCCCGAGCCTGTGCGTGGCGCGGCGCCCCTGTGGCTCTCGGCGCAGACGCCCGCGGCGCCCGTGCTCGCCGGCGCGCTGGCGCAGACCGTGGCAGCAAGCGGCCTGTTCTACGAATCGCATCTGGTCGAATTTGCCAACGGCCTTCGCACCGTGCAGCAATTGGCGCAGGAGCCGCAAATGCGGTTGACGCAGGCAGCCGCATTTGCCAATGCCGGAGCGGCCCAGCCGCAGTCCCAGGTGCCTGCGCAGGCGCAGCCCGTCCAGGTAATTCCGGGCCGACCCGTCGCTGCGGAGCAACTTTTGGCGGCTCCCGCCGCTGGCCAACCGGTTGCCGCTGCGGGCCCGTCCATTCCCGCGGCGAGCCAGCCTTTGCAGGGCGCACCCGTCCAAGGGCAACCCGTTGCTGTTCCGTCAGGTGCAGCCACGCAAACACCGCCCGCGTCGGTCTACACGAGCCAGGGAGTTCCGGTGGCTTCGGCCGCGGTTCCGGCTCTTGCGGGCAATGCGAGTGATGCGGGCGTGGTTTCCGACGAGCGCAACGCGAGCCGCAGCCTCGGCGAAAACAGTGCCGCCGCCTCTTCGGCGCGCACGGCCGCTTCGGTGGCCGCGCCGGCTGAAATGATTCACCCCCAAACCGTGGCGCTGGTGCATCAGCAACTCGATCTGCTGGCCACCTCGGTTTTCCGCTGGAGCGGCCAGGCATGGCCGAATGTTCCGATGGAGTGGTCGATCCACGAAGAGGCCGACCAGCCCGGCGATGCGCCCGGAGGCCAACGCAACGACGAACGCAAGGAGCGCCCGCGCAGCTGGTCGACCACCGTTTCGCTCTCGCTGCCCAGGCTGGGTGCCGTCGATCTGCGGCTGAGCCTGACGGGTGAGCTCGTTCAGGCCCGCCTTGCCGCAAGCGAAATCGCAACGCTCGCGCGCTTGCGCAATGACAGCGGCGAACTGGGGCCGCGCCTCGAGGCCGCCGGATTGCGCTTGCAAGACCTGCAGATCACGGCGATGAGCCCGGTGGGGCATGCCGGATGA
- the flhD gene encoding flagellar transcriptional regulator FlhD, with translation MNVANGEISREIGDINLAYMLLAQKLVKQDRVAAMFRLGVSRELADMLASMSLAQILKLAASNFLLCSFRLDEHASMSAVVGEGKDTMLQQAHMSILMSARSLQSQKETAAV, from the coding sequence ATGAACGTGGCCAACGGCGAGATCTCCCGCGAGATCGGTGACATCAATCTCGCCTACATGTTGCTTGCGCAGAAGCTGGTCAAGCAGGACCGTGTGGCAGCGATGTTCCGCCTGGGCGTGAGCCGCGAACTGGCCGACATGCTGGCCAGCATGTCGCTGGCGCAGATCCTCAAACTGGCGGCGTCGAACTTTCTGCTGTGCAGTTTTCGCCTTGACGAGCATGCCTCGATGTCGGCAGTGGTTGGCGAAGGTAAGGACACGATGCTGCAACAAGCGCACATGTCGATACTGATGTCGGCACGAAGCCTGCAGAGCCAAAAAGAGACCGCAGCCGTATGA
- a CDS encoding EscU/YscU/HrcU family type III secretion system export apparatus switch protein, with translation MTASTDTRPSAVALSYADQAKAPVVVAKGYGVTAESILRQARENGVYVHASADLIKLLMQVDLDRQIPPQLYLAVAEVMAWIHGIEADQGAAGPEKVNAL, from the coding sequence ATGACTGCCTCGACCGATACGCGCCCGAGCGCGGTGGCTCTCTCCTATGCCGACCAGGCGAAGGCGCCGGTGGTGGTGGCCAAGGGTTATGGGGTAACGGCGGAGTCGATCCTGCGGCAGGCGCGGGAGAACGGCGTGTACGTGCACGCCTCGGCGGACCTGATCAAGCTGCTGATGCAGGTGGACCTCGATCGGCAGATCCCGCCGCAGCTCTATCTGGCAGTGGCAGAGGTCATGGCGTGGATCCACGGGATCGAAGCCGACCAGGGTGCCGCAGGGCCCGAAAAAGTTAATGCTTTGTAA
- the fliS gene encoding flagellar export chaperone FliS, whose protein sequence is MYTSHNFRAGANAYARVGVETQAMSASPHQLIVMLFDGVVTTIGMARHHMTSGDTVAKGNAISKAISIVDNGLKASLDAKAAGAAGAELVANLSALYDFVIRRLLYANLHHDVKALDEAEAILENIASAWREVGGASADN, encoded by the coding sequence ATGTACACCTCTCACAACTTCAGGGCCGGTGCCAACGCGTATGCCCGCGTCGGCGTGGAAACGCAGGCCATGAGTGCGTCTCCGCACCAGCTCATCGTCATGCTGTTCGACGGCGTCGTCACCACCATCGGCATGGCGCGGCACCACATGACGAGCGGCGACACCGTGGCCAAGGGCAACGCGATTTCCAAGGCCATCAGCATCGTCGACAACGGGCTGAAGGCCAGCCTGGACGCCAAGGCGGCAGGCGCCGCGGGCGCCGAGCTGGTGGCCAACCTGTCGGCGCTGTACGACTTCGTGATTCGCCGGCTGCTGTACGCAAACCTGCACCACGACGTGAAGGCGCTCGACGAGGCCGAAGCGATTCTCGAGAACATTGCGTCCGCATGGCGCGAAGTCGGCGGTGCAAGTGCCGACAACTGA
- a CDS encoding flagellar protein FliT, whose protein sequence is MPVRHEVLHCYSELASTMSLMAALARAKEWERLAELEARCAALVDRLKAIGKVSLDPVQLEQVRNLIDCIHSDQEEVCDMVKPQLEDLVSKMAQLQMRSELGRAYGTPY, encoded by the coding sequence ATGCCGGTCCGCCACGAAGTCCTGCACTGCTACAGCGAACTGGCTTCGACCATGTCGCTCATGGCGGCGCTCGCCCGCGCCAAGGAATGGGAACGGCTTGCCGAGCTCGAAGCCCGTTGCGCGGCGCTGGTCGACCGCCTCAAGGCCATCGGCAAGGTGTCGCTGGACCCCGTGCAGCTGGAGCAGGTGCGCAACCTGATCGATTGCATCCATTCCGACCAGGAAGAGGTGTGCGACATGGTCAAGCCGCAGCTCGAGGACCTGGTGTCGAAGATGGCCCAGTTGCAGATGCGCAGCGAACTCGGCAGGGCATACGGCACGCCGTATTGA